The following proteins are encoded in a genomic region of Arachis stenosperma cultivar V10309 chromosome 4, arast.V10309.gnm1.PFL2, whole genome shotgun sequence:
- the LOC130974844 gene encoding sugar transporter ERD6-like 16 → MAIEEHKDVESGGGDLQEPFIQHAHDIGSDHDGSSSIGMVILSTLVAVCGSFSFGTCVGYSAPTQAAIRADLNLSLAQFSLFGSLVTIGAMLGAITSGHITDFIGRKGAMRISSGFCITGWIAVFFSKDSFILDLGRFFTGYGIGVISYVVPIYIAEIAPKNLRGGLATTNQLLIVIGSSVSFLIGSVVNWRLLALAGLAPCICLLIGLCFIPESPRWLAKVGREKEFQLALRRLRGKDADISHEAQEILDYIESLQSLPKAKLLDLFQSKYMRSLVIGVGLMVCQQASGINGIGFYASETFVASGLSSGKVGTIAYALIQVPFTALGAILMDKTGRRPLITVSASGTFLGCFITGIAFFLKGQSLLLEWVPTLVVSGVLIYIASFAIGMGSVPWVIMSEIFPINIKGSAGSLVVLLTWLGAWIVSYTYNFLMDWSAPGTFFLYAVGCLLTIVFVAKLVPETKGKTLEEIQACINTEEK, encoded by the exons ATGGCAATTGAGGAACACAAAGATGTTGAGAGTGGTGGTGGTGATTTGCAAGAACCGTTTATTCAACATGCACATGATATTGGATCAGATCATGATGGATCCTCCTCCATTGGGATGGTTATACTTAGCACACTTGTTGCTGTTTGTGGTTCTTTCTCATTTGGAACTTGT GTGGGTTATTCAGCACCAACTCAAGCAGCTATTAGAGCAGATCTTAATCTCTCTCTTGCTCAG TTTTCGTTGTTTGGTTCATTAGTAACGATTGGAGCAATGCTTGGGGCTATAACAAGTGGTCACATTACTGATTTCATTGGCCGCAAAGGA GCCATGAGAATTTCATCAGGATTTTGCATTACAGGTTGGATAGCTGTCTTCTTCTCCAAG GACTCTTTCATACTTGACTTGGGAAGATTTTTCACTGGCTATGGAATTGGAGTTATCTCATATGTG GTTCCAATATATATAGCAGAAATAGCACCTAAAAATCTTCGTGGAGGACTTGCAACAACAAACCAGCTTCTCATTGTGATTGGATCATCAGTCTCATTCTTAATAGGAAGTGTTGTAAATTGGAGACTACTAGCACTAGCAG GCTTAGCACCTTGCATTTGCTTGTTGATTGGTTTGTGTTTCATTCCAGAATCTCCTAGATGGCtg GCAAAAGTTGGGCGTGAAAAGGAATTTCAACTTGCTTTGAGAAGACTTAGGGGTAAAGATGCTGATATTTCACATGAAGCTCAAGAAATTCTG GATTATATTGAAAGTCTTCAAAGCCTTCCAAAAGCTAAGCTATTGGATTTGTTCCAAAGCAAATATATGAGATCTTTAGTT ATTGGTGTTGGTTTAATGGTATGTCAACAAGCTAGTGGAATCAATGGTATAGGATTCTATGCATCTGAGACTTTTGTAGCTTCTG GGCTTTCTTCAGGAAAAGTTGGTACCATAGCCTATGCTTTAATACAG GTTCCATTTACAGCATTGGGAGCAATACTGATGGATAAAACTGGAAGAAGACCTCTTAtaaca GTTTCTGCTAGTGGCACTTTCTTAGGCTGTTTTATTACTGGAATTGCTTTCTTTCTTAAG GGTCAAAGCTTATTGCTTGAGTGGGTGCCAACATTAGTAGTTTCTGGTGTGTTG ATATATATTGCATCATTTGCAATTGGAATGGGATCAGTTCCTTGGGTGATTATGTCTGAG ATCTTTCCCATAAATATTAAGGGAAGTGCTGGGAGCTTGGTAGTGTTATTGACATGGCTTGGAGCTTGGATAGTTTCATATACTTACAATTTTTtaatggattggagtgctcctG GTACTTTCTTTTTATATGCTGTTGGGTGCCTCTTAACTATTGTATTTGTAGCAAAACTAGTTCCAGAAACCAAAGGAAAAACACTGGAAGAAATTCAAGCATGCATTAACACAGaggaaaagtaa
- the LOC130974430 gene encoding uncharacterized protein LOC130974430, with protein METEIVSSLKVMIDENNVLAKAFRSARDRFQFDGSADVKLRLITRRNTDARTYNLPTASEVVALIVGDIDESGVNRDIIIETKSRILQRIEVSHPMYLALQYPLLFPYGEDGYRLHIATSSRPNVRRTQKRSIISMRDFFAYRLQRRTNESQVLLRSRRLLQQFIVDAYTMVESERLLYLRLKQPNLRLGKFKQLHECMVRGETNAINTGQRIILPKSFTGGPRYMFNNCKDAFAICKYAGYSSYFITMTCNPEWNEIKREVTPQGLHAEDRPDILCRIFKLKVDKLIKELKRGTFFGKIIGYCLTIEFQKRGLPHAHLLLFMHPESKPRTVDDIDKVIKTEIPDKKENPKLYAAVEKYMVHGPCGHLNRKSQCMINGKCSKFFPKAFRDRTIIDEAGFPRYQRRDDGRTVSKKNIEVDNSFIVPYNPDLLLKFGCHINVEYTCQTSAIKYLFKYLHKGNDRVTAAFYQSNESQVDEIRNYYDCRYISACEAAWRLFGYPIQMKEPAVIRLPFHLPDDMPIVYKDTDTIQLVVETSFFKESMLIGWFKANEVHNDAKNLTYSEFPTKFVWNGEHHMWTHRKQGYAIGRISHIPPMNKEDYYLRLLLNIQKGCTSFSDLRTVDGVVYDSFKDACYALGLLQDDREFIDAISEAGTWHSATFLRRLFVVLLTSNNMSRPDFV; from the exons ATGGAAACTGAAATTGTTTCGTCCTTGAAAGTCATGATAGATGAAAATAATGTCCTAGCAAAGGCATTTCGTTCAGCACGGGATAGATTCCAATTTGATGGGTCTGCTGATGTTAAGTTACGATTAATAACCAGAAGAAATACTGATGCAAGGACATATAATTTGCCAACGGCATCTGAAGTTGTTGCACTGATAGTTGGAGATATTGACGAGAGCGGAGTTAATAGGGATATAATAATTGAGACAAAATCAAGAATCTTGCAGAGGATAGAAGTATCACATCCAATGTACCTTGCTCTTCAATATCCTTTGTTGTTTCCATACGGTGAGGATGGTTACAGATTACATATAGCTACTTCTTCTCGACCAAATGTCAGGAGAACTCAGAAAAGATCAATAATAAGCATGAGAGACTTCTTTGCATACAGACTTCAGAGAAGGACTAACGAGTCTCAGGTCCTTTTGCGGTCAAGAAGATTACTGCAACAATTCATAGTAGATGCCTACACTATGGTTGAGTCAGAACGGCTTTTATACTTACGATTGAAACAACCAAACTTGAGGCTAGGCAAGTTCAAGCAATTGCATGAGTGTATGGTTCGTGGTGAAACTAATGCCATTAACACTGGACAAAGAATTATTCTCCCAAAGAGTTTTACTGGTGGTCCAAGGTACATGTTCAACAATTGCAAAGATGCTTTTGCAATATGTAAATATGCTGGATATTCAAGTTACTTTATCACTATGACATGTAATCCAGAATGGAATGAGATAAAAAGAGAGGTAACACCCCAAGGACTCCATGCAGAGGATAGACCAGACATCTTATGTAGAATATTCAAGTTGAAGGTTGATAAATTAATTAAGGAATTGAAGAGAGGAACATTCTTTGGAAAGATTATTGGAT ATTGTCTAACCATAGAGTTTCAGAAAAGAGGTCTACCTCATGCTCATCTTCTTTTATTCATGCATCCGGAATCAAAACCACGAACTGTTGATGACATAGACAAGGTTATTAAGACAGAGATTCCAGATAAGAAGGAAAATCCAAAATTGTATGCTGCTGTTGAGAAATATATGGTTCATGGTCCATGCGGTCATTTAAATAGAAAGAGCCAATGCATGATCAATGGTAAATGCTCAAAGTTTTTTCCCAAGGCATTTCGAGATAGGACAATTATTGACGAAGCAGGCTTTCCAAGATATCAAAGAAGAGATGATGGGCGAACTgtatcaaagaaaaatatagagGTTGACAATTCATTCATAGTTCCATACAATCCCGACCTTCTTCTAAAATTTGGATGTCACATCAATGTTGAGTATACTTGCCAAACTTCAGCAATCAAATATCTGTTTAAGTATCTTCACAAGGGTAATGACAGGGTGACAGCTGCATTTTATCAAAGCAATGAATCTCAGGTAGATGAAATACGTAATTATTATGATTGTAGATATATATCAGCATGTGAAGCTGCATGGAGATTGTTTGGTTATCCTATTCAAATGAAGGAACCAGCAGTAATAAGATTGCCATTTCATCTTCCTGATGATATGCCAATTGTCTACAAAGATACCGATACAATTCAGTTAGTTGTTGAGACTTCTTTTTTCAAGGAATCTATGTTGATTGGATGGTTCAAAGCAAATGAAGTCCATAATGATGCCAAAAATCTGACTTATTCTGAGTTTCCAACAAAATTTGTTTGGAATGGAGAGCATCATATGTGGACTCATAGAAAGCAAGGCTATGCCATAGGAAGGATATCTCATATACCACCAATGAATAAGGAAGATTACTATCTAAGGCTACTTTTGAACATTCAAAAGGGATGCACGAGTTTCAGTGATCTAAGAACAGTTGATGGTGTCGTTTATGACTccttcaaagatgcatgctatgCTCTAGGACTGTTGCAGGATGACAGAGAATTCATTGATGCAATCTCTGAAGCAGGAACATGGCACTCTGCAACTTTTTTAAGGAgactttttgttgttttattaaCATCAAATAACATGAGTAGGCCAGATTTTGTTTAG
- the LOC130974431 gene encoding uncharacterized protein LOC130974431, whose amino-acid sequence MSKVQIKDIALAKIEDLLQSNGRSLKEYCGMPYPSENLVSSLQDRIIMEKLNFDVNALANELGGYLERLTNEQKFAYDQIIGAVSGNMGGLFFLYGQGGCRKTFLWSTISCSIRSKGGIVLNVASSGIAVLLLPNGRTAHSRFKIPLAINEDSLCSIKQGSPLAKVLKLTKNMRLSLDENNNIQKHRNFAEWLLKIGDGLAGDTTDGESIVHIPSDILIKNSETALDDLIDFVYPDMLSNLSVENYFKDRAILAPTLDCVSDVNNKMTAGLPGHERVYLSSDSVCAEEENMEFELDAFSLEILNGINCSGLPPHKLVPKIGAPVMLLRGGREGNGGGLGGGGGRGTGWRTGTGGGGGGGGGGGGRGQGKGRQGGRRWRR is encoded by the exons ATGTCAAAAGTCCAAATAAAAGATATTGCACTTGCAAAAATTGAGGATTTGCTCCAGTCAAATGGCAGGTCATTGAAAGAATATTGTGGAATGCCATATCCTTCAGAAAATTTGGTGTCCAGCTTACAAGACAGAATTATAATGGAAAAGTTGAACTTTGACGTTAATGCTCTTGCGAATGAACTAGGTGGGTATTTAGAAAGGCTAACTAATGAGCAAAAATTTGCATACGATCAAATAATTGGTGCTGTTAGCGGTAATATGGGTGGACTTTTCTTCTTATACGGTCAAGGTGGTTGTAGAAAAACGTTCTTATGGTCAACTATATCATGCTCAATTAGGTCTAAAGGAGGTATCGTTTTAAATGTTGCTTCGAGTGGGATTGCTGTACTTTTGTTGCCTAATGGAAGAACTGCACATTCAAGGTTTAAAATTCCTTTGGCCATAAATGAGGATTCTTTGTGTAGCATTAAACAAGGAAGTCCTCTTGCAAAG GTTTTGAAGCTTACAAAAAACATGAGATTGTCACTAGATGAAAACAACAACATACAAAAACACAGAAATTTTGCagaatggctactcaaaattgGTGATGGTTTGGCTGGTGATACAACAGATGGTGAATCGATCGTTCATATACCATCTGACATTTTGATTAAGAACTCTGAGACAGCTTTGGATGACCTCATTGATTTCGTGTATCCAGATATGTTATCCAATTTATCTGTTGAAAATTATTTCAAGGATAGAGCAATTCTTGCACCAACTTTGGATTGTGTCAGTGATGTCAACAACAAGATGACTGCAGGATTACCTGGACATGAAAGAGTCTACTTAAGTTCAGACTCTGTGTGTGCTGAAGAGGAAAATATGGAATTTGAGTTAGATGCTTTCTCGCTGGAGATTCTAAATGGAATAAATTGTTCAGGTCTACCACCACACAAGTTGGTTCCAAAGATTGGCGCTCCTGTTATGTTGCTGAGGGGAGGCAGGGAGGGGAACGGCGGCGGCCTTGGTGGGGGGGGGGGAAGGGGAACGGGGTGGAGAACGGGGAcagggggagggggagggggagggggagggggagggggaaggGGACAGGGGAAGGGGAGGCAGGGAGGGAGACGGTGGCGGCGTTAG